GGGAGGACGAGATCTACGACGACATGATCAAATAGGCCGCCCATGTTTGGCCTGGTGGCAGTGGCCGTCCTCCTGGGATTTCTCCTGATCGGGCTCATCATTTTCTCGTCCCGCAAGGCCCCCGTCGTCATGGAGAGGGACTTCTACCGGGACCGGGGGTCGCCCCCCGCGGGCATCGCCGGTCTCGCGATGCCCGAGTTCGAGCGCCTCTGCGTGAAGCTGCTCGAGGAGATGGGCCTGGTCGTGGACAGCGTGGTCCGCCCCTCGGAGCGGGAGCTGGACATCCAGGCCGTGAACCCCCAACCGGTCACCGGGGGGGACTACCTGGTCCACTGCATCCTGGCGGAGGACGACGAGCCGATCCACCCGTCCCGGGTCTCGGCCCTGGCCGACACGGTGAAGGGGGAGCGGGCCACCAAGGGGATCCTCATCACGACCGGCTACTTTGTGGAGGAGGTCGCCAAGCGTCTCGAGGGGCCTCCCATCGAACTGATCAACGGACAGCGGTTCTCCCAGCTCCTCACCGAGTTCCGGATCCCCCTCCCGTCCTAACGCGCACCCGGCACGCGTGCCGGGGCCGGGCGGAGCCCCGGTCCACAGAGGAGTTCCCACCCCATGACCCCGTACCGCCACCTCTATGTCCCGGTGGACAACTCGGAGTACTCCAACATCGCCTGCGAGGTGGCCGT
The window above is part of the Candidatus Methylomirabilis sp. genome. Proteins encoded here:
- a CDS encoding restriction endonuclease, giving the protein MAVAVLLGFLLIGLIIFSSRKAPVVMERDFYRDRGSPPAGIAGLAMPEFERLCVKLLEEMGLVVDSVVRPSERELDIQAVNPQPVTGGDYLVHCILAEDDEPIHPSRVSALADTVKGERATKGILITTGYFVEEVAKRLEGPPIELINGQRFSQLLTEFRIPLPS